From one Dyella sp. 2HG41-7 genomic stretch:
- the pheT gene encoding phenylalanine--tRNA ligase subunit beta, producing MKFSENWLRHHVPTRASRDELVATLTAIGLEVEDVAIVGESLDGVVVARIVSAKKHPEADRLQVCDVDAGKGTVQIVCGAPNARAGLIAPLAMVGANLPGGIAIKAAKLRGVESFGMLCSAKELGVDPDASGLLELPADAPVGTPLAAYLGLPDASIEIKLTPNRADCFSVRGIAFDVAAALGSEVVPLDASPVPPQSDAAMTIALEAGARVPRFAGRVIDGVNAKVQTPVWMAERLRRSGLRPISFLVDVTQYVMLELGQPMHAFDKDKLEGDIVVRAAQPKESLALLDGRTVTLDDDFLVVADSRGGRGARAVALGGIMGGSETRVTDETRNVFLEAAHWVPSAIIGRSRKLGMHTDAGHRFERGVDPELPGIAIEYATRLIVDIAGGVPGPLLDVTLPDGLAAPKPILLRRARLARVLGLHVPDQEVARIFTALGMHVEAVADGWRVTAPSRRFDIEREEDLIEEVARIHGYENIPTHTPGGALTLAIEPEGRLMELAVREQLAARGYYEAVNLAFIGNDVLQSWGMTDQLVPLANPLSADLAVMRPSLLPGLIVALSHNRARQQERVRLFELGRTFQLGGEAAARKDAPTETPKLAIVACGAAHAEQWGEAARPLDFFDLKGDLDALIAWGGEPQRWAVHADELPGWLHPGRAARVTRDGETVGYLGAVHPQLAKTLDLGSDVHVLELALEPLLARRLPKSLPISRFPAVRRDIAVDVPEQVSWSHIEQTVRGTLGSTLAELRLFDRYSGKGVEVGRKSLAMGLILQDASRTLTDDDADRCVQNAVSALAAACEAKLRG from the coding sequence ATGAAATTCTCGGAAAATTGGCTGCGTCATCACGTTCCCACGCGCGCCTCGCGCGATGAACTTGTCGCGACGCTGACCGCGATCGGTCTGGAAGTCGAAGACGTCGCGATCGTAGGCGAATCGCTCGACGGCGTTGTTGTTGCGCGCATCGTCAGCGCAAAGAAACATCCGGAAGCCGATCGCCTGCAGGTTTGCGACGTGGATGCCGGCAAAGGCACGGTGCAAATCGTTTGCGGCGCACCCAACGCGCGCGCGGGTTTGATTGCGCCGTTGGCTATGGTCGGTGCAAACCTGCCGGGCGGCATTGCCATCAAGGCGGCGAAGCTGCGCGGCGTGGAATCGTTCGGCATGCTTTGTTCGGCCAAAGAACTTGGCGTCGATCCCGATGCATCGGGTCTGCTCGAGCTCCCCGCCGATGCGCCGGTGGGCACGCCGCTCGCCGCGTATCTCGGGCTGCCTGATGCATCGATCGAGATCAAACTCACGCCCAATCGCGCCGATTGCTTCAGCGTGCGCGGTATTGCGTTCGACGTCGCCGCCGCGCTTGGCAGCGAAGTCGTTCCGCTCGACGCTTCGCCGGTGCCGCCGCAGAGCGACGCTGCCATGACCATCGCGTTGGAAGCCGGCGCGCGCGTGCCGCGCTTTGCGGGACGCGTCATCGACGGCGTGAACGCCAAAGTCCAGACGCCCGTGTGGATGGCCGAACGCTTGCGTCGTAGCGGTTTGCGTCCCATCAGTTTTCTGGTCGATGTCACGCAGTACGTGATGCTGGAACTCGGCCAGCCGATGCATGCGTTCGACAAAGATAAGCTGGAAGGCGACATCGTTGTGCGTGCGGCACAGCCAAAGGAATCGTTGGCGTTGCTCGATGGACGTACAGTGACGTTGGACGACGATTTCTTGGTCGTGGCCGACAGCCGCGGCGGTCGCGGCGCGCGCGCTGTCGCCTTGGGCGGCATCATGGGCGGCTCGGAAACGCGTGTCACCGACGAGACGCGCAACGTGTTTCTGGAAGCCGCACACTGGGTTCCATCGGCCATCATCGGGCGCAGCCGCAAGCTCGGCATGCACACGGACGCGGGGCATCGCTTCGAGCGCGGCGTCGATCCCGAACTGCCGGGCATTGCCATCGAATATGCGACGCGTTTGATCGTCGATATTGCCGGTGGTGTTCCGGGTCCGTTGCTGGACGTGACGCTGCCCGACGGTCTGGCCGCGCCAAAGCCGATCTTGCTCCGTCGCGCACGACTGGCGCGCGTACTCGGTTTGCACGTTCCCGATCAGGAAGTCGCGCGCATTTTTACGGCGCTCGGCATGCACGTCGAGGCGGTGGCCGATGGTTGGCGCGTCACGGCGCCGAGCCGACGCTTCGACATCGAGCGCGAAGAAGACCTTATCGAAGAAGTCGCGCGCATCCACGGTTACGAAAATATTCCGACGCATACGCCCGGCGGCGCGTTGACGCTGGCGATCGAGCCGGAAGGACGTCTGATGGAACTGGCCGTGCGCGAGCAGCTCGCTGCGCGCGGCTATTACGAAGCCGTGAACCTCGCCTTCATTGGCAACGACGTGTTGCAAAGCTGGGGCATGACCGACCAGCTGGTCCCGTTGGCCAATCCGCTTTCCGCCGATCTGGCGGTGATGCGTCCTTCCTTGCTGCCCGGTTTGATCGTCGCGCTATCGCACAATCGCGCCCGTCAGCAGGAACGGGTGCGTTTGTTTGAGCTAGGTCGGACCTTCCAGCTCGGCGGCGAGGCGGCTGCCCGCAAAGACGCGCCCACCGAAACGCCCAAGCTCGCCATCGTGGCCTGCGGAGCCGCCCACGCGGAGCAGTGGGGCGAAGCCGCGCGCCCGCTCGACTTCTTCGACCTGAAGGGCGATCTGGACGCCCTGATCGCCTGGGGCGGCGAGCCGCAGCGCTGGGCCGTCCATGCCGACGAGCTGCCGGGCTGGCTGCACCCCGGGCGCGCCGCGCGTGTCACGCGCGATGGCGAAACCGTTGGTTACCTGGGGGCCGTCCATCCGCAGCTGGCCAAAACGCTCGACCTCGGGTCGGACGTGCATGTCCTGGAATTGGCCCTGGAGCCGCTGCTGGCGCGTCGCCTGCCCAAGTCGCTACCAATCTCACGTTTCCCGGCCGTCCGCAGGGACATCGCCGTTGACGTTCCTGAACAGGTAAGCTGGTCACACATTGAGCAGACGGTCCGCGGCACCCTGGGTTCGACTTTGGCAGAGCTGCGCCTGTTTGATCGATACAGTGGCAAAGGGGTCGAAGTGGGCCGAAAGAGTCTCGCTATGGGCTTGATTTTGCAGGACGCTTCCCGCACGCTTACCGACGACGACGCCGACCGCTGTGTTCAAAATGCAGTGTCGGCGTTAGCGGCTGCGTGCGAGGCAAAATTGCGAGGGTAA
- a CDS encoding methyl-accepting chemotaxis protein — MLAATVIVGYGGWRGLVRTHDLQVRSTETAAKFAAAVDTARVAQVDFKKQVQEWKDLLLRGADADKFKKYHDQFAEQAQAVNKDLALLKQQMSELSLDTHGVDTAIATHEELGTKYLAAIQHYDAKDEKSVHVVDGLVAGIDRAPTTAIDDLVAGMKKNAETASKRIDEETSEAFKQASTLLLSVALCATVTGAAFIWLLAYSITAPLGRAVKVAQAVAKGDLSTDVVADSHDETGKLLSALGVMNHQLRNVVSVIRDGSTEISASTRQIATGNQDLSARTSEQAAALEETTASMQALTSSVNSNAKRTHEASQLAESASGIARESGAAMSEAVSAMTQVQDVANRITEITETMDRIATQTHILALNAAVEAARAGEAGKGFNIVAAEVQSLARSSRTASSEIRALIEESVSIIGNGTQIIARAESMVGKLLESVDNVTHTVESIATQNMEQASGIQQVNRAVRQMDEVTQNNAALVEEAAAAADTVQVRARALVESVAFFKLTEKEAATDPAEQVSSQPRQEAVRFGQLQAA; from the coding sequence ATGTTGGCAGCCACCGTGATCGTCGGTTACGGCGGCTGGCGCGGTTTGGTTCGCACGCACGATCTTCAGGTTCGTTCTACCGAAACGGCGGCCAAATTCGCCGCGGCTGTCGATACGGCGCGCGTCGCGCAGGTGGATTTCAAGAAGCAAGTGCAGGAATGGAAGGACTTGCTCTTGCGCGGCGCAGACGCCGATAAATTCAAGAAATATCACGACCAGTTCGCTGAACAGGCGCAGGCGGTCAATAAAGACCTCGCTTTGCTCAAGCAACAAATGAGCGAGCTAAGTCTCGACACGCACGGCGTGGACACGGCAATTGCTACGCACGAAGAACTTGGCACGAAGTACCTCGCCGCCATCCAGCATTACGACGCAAAAGACGAAAAGAGCGTCCATGTTGTCGATGGCCTGGTCGCCGGTATCGATCGCGCACCGACAACGGCTATCGATGACCTCGTGGCCGGCATGAAGAAAAATGCGGAAACCGCTTCGAAGCGCATCGACGAAGAAACCAGCGAAGCGTTCAAGCAAGCGAGCACCTTATTGTTGTCGGTTGCGCTGTGCGCGACGGTGACGGGTGCGGCGTTTATCTGGCTACTCGCCTACAGCATTACCGCACCGCTGGGACGCGCCGTAAAAGTGGCGCAGGCCGTCGCCAAAGGCGATCTTTCCACCGACGTCGTCGCCGACAGTCACGACGAAACCGGCAAGTTGCTGTCCGCGCTTGGCGTGATGAACCATCAATTGCGCAACGTAGTGAGCGTTATTCGCGATGGGTCGACAGAGATATCCGCATCGACGCGGCAAATTGCGACGGGCAACCAGGATCTCTCCGCACGTACCAGCGAACAGGCCGCTGCGCTCGAAGAAACCACCGCGTCGATGCAGGCGCTCACCTCCAGCGTCAACAGCAACGCCAAGCGCACGCACGAAGCAAGCCAGTTGGCCGAATCGGCATCGGGTATCGCGCGCGAAAGCGGTGCGGCGATGTCCGAAGCGGTGAGCGCGATGACGCAAGTTCAAGACGTCGCCAATCGCATCACGGAAATCACCGAAACGATGGACCGCATCGCCACGCAGACGCACATCCTGGCGCTCAACGCAGCGGTGGAAGCGGCGCGCGCCGGCGAAGCGGGCAAAGGCTTCAATATCGTGGCCGCCGAAGTGCAATCGCTGGCGCGCAGCTCGCGCACCGCATCGAGCGAAATTCGCGCGCTGATCGAAGAGTCGGTGTCGATCATCGGCAACGGCACGCAGATTATCGCCCGGGCCGAATCCATGGTCGGAAAACTGCTTGAGAGCGTAGACAACGTCACGCACACCGTCGAATCCATCGCCACGCAGAACATGGAACAAGCCAGCGGCATTCAACAAGTGAACCGCGCCGTGCGTCAGATGGATGAAGTGACACAGAACAACGCGGCGCTCGTCGAAGAAGCTGCCGCCGCTGCCGATACGGTGCAGGTTCGTGCGCGCGCCTTGGTGGAGAGCGTGGCGTTCTTCAAGCTCACCGAGAAGGAAGCCGCTACCGATCCGGCAGAACAAGTTTCCAGCCAACCGCGCCAGGAGGCGGTGCGCTTCGGGCAGTTGCAAGCTGCCTGA
- the ihfA gene encoding integration host factor subunit alpha, with amino-acid sequence MAALTKAEMAERLFLEVGLNKREAKEFVDAYFEVVREALERGEQVKLSGFGNFDLRKKNQRPGRNPKTGEEIPISARRVVTFRPGQKLKVRVEGYAGSGE; translated from the coding sequence ATGGCGGCGCTGACAAAGGCGGAGATGGCAGAGCGCCTCTTCCTCGAGGTGGGCCTTAACAAACGTGAAGCCAAAGAATTCGTGGACGCCTATTTCGAGGTCGTCCGCGAGGCATTGGAGCGGGGAGAGCAGGTCAAGCTGTCAGGATTTGGCAACTTCGATCTGCGAAAAAAGAACCAGCGACCGGGGCGTAATCCCAAGACGGGCGAAGAGATTCCCATCTCCGCCCGCCGGGTGGTGACGTTCCGGCCAGGACAAAAACTCAAGGTGAGAGTCGAGGGCTATGCTGGATCAGGGGAATAA
- a CDS encoding FAD-binding oxidoreductase, whose amino-acid sequence MNQDVLADLSSRLPGLRLLTDPGDLEHYGRDWTRRWAPAPLAIALPVSIEEVQGIVHWANERNVALVPSGGRTGLSGGAVAAQGELVVSLARMNQVLDFNAVDRTLTVQPGIALEAVHGAAREHGLIYPVDFAARGSCSIGGNIATNAGGIRVIRYGNTREWIAGLKVVAGNGELLDLNRGLIKNSSGYDLRQLMIGSEGTLGIVVEATLRLTDPPPASQVMLLALPDMDALMQVFALFRSRLSLQAFEFFTDIALKHVLAHGAQRAIDGDHPYYVVTEFDAVDERVQDIALEVFEQGVEQGWISDGVMAQSEAQAAALWRLREGITESLASHKPYKNDISVRIGAVPDFLQDIQSLLAREYPHIDVVWFGHIGDGNLHINVLKPASLSDADFIAQCEHVTKLLAQALQRHGGSISAEHGIGLVKRAYLESTRSAAEIALMRGVKATFDPNGILNPGKVFA is encoded by the coding sequence ATGAACCAGGACGTCCTCGCCGATCTCTCCAGCCGCCTGCCCGGCCTGCGCCTGCTCACCGATCCGGGCGATCTGGAGCACTACGGCCGCGACTGGACCCGGCGCTGGGCCCCGGCGCCGCTGGCCATCGCCTTGCCGGTGTCCATCGAGGAAGTGCAGGGCATCGTGCACTGGGCCAACGAACGCAACGTGGCGCTGGTTCCGTCCGGTGGCCGCACGGGCCTTTCTGGCGGGGCTGTGGCGGCGCAGGGCGAGCTGGTGGTGAGCCTGGCGCGTATGAACCAGGTGCTGGATTTCAACGCCGTCGACCGCACGCTGACCGTGCAGCCTGGCATTGCGCTGGAAGCGGTCCATGGCGCAGCGCGCGAGCATGGCCTGATCTACCCCGTGGATTTCGCCGCTCGCGGCTCCTGCTCCATCGGCGGCAATATCGCGACCAACGCAGGCGGCATCCGGGTGATTCGCTACGGCAACACGCGCGAATGGATTGCCGGCCTAAAAGTGGTGGCCGGCAACGGCGAGTTGCTGGATCTCAATCGCGGCCTGATCAAGAACTCCAGCGGCTACGACCTGCGCCAATTGATGATCGGCTCGGAAGGCACGTTGGGCATCGTGGTGGAAGCGACGCTGCGGCTGACGGATCCGCCGCCGGCTTCGCAAGTCATGCTGCTCGCGCTGCCGGATATGGATGCGTTGATGCAGGTGTTCGCGTTATTTCGATCACGCCTGTCGTTGCAAGCTTTCGAATTCTTCACTGATATCGCGTTGAAGCATGTGCTTGCGCATGGCGCGCAGCGTGCGATCGATGGCGACCATCCGTATTACGTGGTCACCGAATTCGATGCGGTCGATGAGCGCGTGCAAGACATCGCGCTGGAAGTGTTCGAGCAAGGCGTCGAGCAAGGTTGGATCAGCGACGGCGTGATGGCGCAGAGCGAAGCGCAAGCCGCCGCGCTTTGGCGTTTGCGCGAAGGCATTACCGAAAGCCTTGCGTCGCATAAGCCGTATAAAAACGATATTTCCGTGCGTATCGGCGCAGTGCCCGATTTTCTGCAGGACATTCAATCGCTGCTCGCGCGCGAATATCCGCATATCGACGTGGTGTGGTTCGGCCATATCGGTGACGGCAATCTGCATATTAACGTGCTGAAACCGGCGTCGCTTTCCGACGCGGATTTCATCGCGCAGTGCGAGCACGTCACCAAGTTGCTCGCGCAAGCGTTGCAGCGTCATGGCGGCAGTATCTCTGCCGAACACGGTATCGGGCTGGTGAAGCGCGCGTATCTGGAAAGCACGCGGAGCGCGGCGGAGATTGCGCTGATGCGTGGCGTGAAGGCGACGTTTGATCCGAACGGGATACTCAATCCTGGGAAGGTGTTTGCGTAA
- the serA gene encoding phosphoglycerate dehydrogenase: MKTSFPKQDIKVLLLEGVSRTAVETFQRAGYSQIEYHAKSLPEDELKARVADAHIIGIRSRTHLTAEVLDHAKRLIAVGCYCIGTNQVDLSAAEKLGIPVFNAPYSNTRSVAELVIAEAIMLLRGIPQKNALCHRGGWTKSAAGSFEARDKVIGIVGYGHIGTQVGVLAESLGMRVIFHDIESKLSLGNARAADSLDDLLERSDVVTLHVPETPTTKMMIGKNELAKMRQGAVLINASRGTVVNIDALADALRKEHIGGGAIDVFPVEPKGNDDPFVSPLLGMDNVILTPHIGGSTLEAQENIGIEVASKLVRYSDNGSTLSAVNFPEVTLPEHPDSRRLLHIHRNVPGVLSRINELFSAGNMNINAQFLQTNVEVGYVVIDISAEAEQASSLKEKLAAIPGTLRTRVLF; this comes from the coding sequence ATGAAGACTTCGTTCCCCAAGCAAGACATCAAGGTGCTGTTGCTCGAAGGCGTCAGCCGCACGGCGGTCGAAACGTTCCAGCGTGCGGGTTATAGCCAGATCGAATATCACGCCAAGTCTTTGCCTGAGGACGAATTGAAAGCGCGCGTCGCCGACGCGCACATCATCGGCATCCGATCGCGCACGCATCTCACCGCCGAGGTGTTGGACCATGCGAAGCGGCTGATCGCGGTGGGCTGCTATTGCATCGGCACGAATCAAGTGGATCTGAGCGCCGCGGAAAAACTCGGCATTCCAGTATTCAACGCGCCCTATTCCAACACGCGCAGCGTGGCGGAGCTGGTGATTGCCGAAGCCATCATGTTGCTGCGTGGCATTCCGCAGAAAAACGCACTTTGTCATCGTGGCGGTTGGACAAAATCGGCCGCAGGCAGCTTCGAAGCGCGCGATAAAGTGATCGGCATTGTCGGTTACGGCCATATCGGCACGCAGGTTGGCGTACTGGCGGAAAGCCTTGGCATGCGCGTGATCTTCCACGATATCGAATCCAAGCTTTCGCTCGGCAACGCGCGCGCGGCGGACAGTCTCGACGATCTGCTGGAGCGTTCCGATGTGGTGACGCTGCACGTGCCCGAAACGCCGACCACGAAGATGATGATCGGCAAAAACGAGCTGGCGAAAATGCGCCAGGGTGCGGTGTTGATCAATGCTTCGCGCGGCACTGTGGTGAACATCGACGCATTGGCCGATGCCTTGCGCAAAGAACATATCGGCGGCGGCGCCATCGACGTGTTTCCGGTCGAACCCAAAGGCAACGACGATCCGTTCGTCTCGCCGCTGCTCGGCATGGACAACGTGATTCTCACGCCGCATATCGGCGGTAGCACGCTGGAAGCGCAGGAAAACATCGGTATCGAAGTCGCAAGCAAGCTCGTGCGCTACAGCGACAACGGTTCCACATTGTCTGCGGTCAACTTCCCCGAAGTGACCTTGCCCGAACATCCGGACAGCCGCCGCCTGCTGCATATTCATCGCAACGTGCCGGGCGTGCTTTCCCGCATCAACGAACTGTTCTCCGCCGGCAATATGAACATCAACGCGCAGTTCCTGCAGACCAATGTGGAAGTGGGCTACGTGGTGATCGATATTTCCGCCGAAGCTGAACAAGCCTCCTCGCTGAAGGAAAAACTGGCCGCGATCCCCGGAACCTTGCGTACCCGCGTGCTTTTTTAA
- the pip gene encoding prolyl aminopeptidase, translating to MTHDRRSLYPEIEPYDVGQLKVSELHTLHYEQSGNPHGKPVVFLHGGPGGGTNSKCRRFFDPAIYRIVLFDQRGCGKSTPHAELKDNTTWHLVADIERLREHLGIDRWQVFGGSWGSTLALTYAQTHPDKVSELVLRGIFMLRRWELEWFYQKGCDALYPDAWETYLTAIPEAERGDLMSAYHRRLTSSDPQVRLNAARAWSVWEGATSFLYQDDAFISSSGEDEFALAFARIECHYFVHGGFFEHDDQLLRNVDRIRRIPAVIVQGRYDVVCPMRSAWDLHRAWPEADLRIVQDAGHSAFEPGIAHELIEATDRFARR from the coding sequence ATGACCCACGACCGCCGCTCCTTGTATCCCGAAATCGAGCCGTACGATGTCGGGCAGCTCAAGGTTTCCGAGCTGCACACGCTCCATTACGAGCAGAGCGGCAACCCGCACGGCAAGCCAGTGGTTTTCCTGCATGGCGGCCCGGGCGGTGGCACTAACAGCAAGTGCCGGCGATTCTTCGATCCAGCCATTTACCGCATCGTGTTATTCGATCAACGCGGTTGCGGCAAATCCACGCCGCATGCGGAGTTGAAGGACAACACCACCTGGCATCTGGTCGCCGATATCGAACGACTGCGCGAGCATCTGGGCATCGATCGCTGGCAAGTGTTCGGTGGTTCGTGGGGTTCGACGCTGGCGCTCACGTATGCGCAAACGCATCCGGACAAGGTGAGCGAGCTGGTGTTGCGCGGCATCTTTATGCTGCGGCGCTGGGAGTTGGAGTGGTTCTATCAGAAAGGTTGCGATGCGTTGTATCCCGACGCATGGGAAACGTATCTGACGGCCATTCCCGAAGCCGAGCGCGGCGATCTGATGAGCGCCTATCATCGCCGATTGACCAGCAGCGATCCGCAAGTTCGATTGAATGCGGCGCGCGCCTGGTCCGTGTGGGAAGGCGCGACGAGTTTTCTATATCAAGACGACGCGTTTATCAGCAGCAGCGGCGAGGACGAATTTGCGCTGGCGTTTGCGCGTATCGAATGTCACTACTTCGTGCACGGCGGATTTTTCGAGCACGACGATCAACTGCTGCGCAATGTCGATCGCATCCGCCGCATTCCGGCCGTGATCGTGCAAGGTCGCTACGACGTGGTGTGCCCGATGCGCAGCGCCTGGGATCTGCATCGCGCATGGCCGGAGGCGGATTTGCGCATCGTGCAGGATGCCGGGCATTCGGCGTTCGAGCCGGGCATAGCGCATGAGTTGATTGAGGCGACGGATCGATTTGCGCGGCGCTGA
- a CDS encoding MerR family transcriptional regulator, with protein sequence MLDQGNNTELPAIPAKRYFTIGEVSDLCGVKPHVLRYWEQEFPALNPVKRRGNRRYYQRHDVLMIRQIRSLLYDEGFTITGARARLEGPQARMEASMSHQIVRQVRMELEEVLALLRR encoded by the coding sequence ATGCTGGATCAGGGGAATAACACCGAGCTGCCCGCCATCCCGGCCAAGCGCTACTTCACCATCGGTGAAGTCAGCGACCTGTGCGGGGTGAAGCCTCACGTGCTCCGTTACTGGGAGCAGGAGTTTCCTGCGCTCAATCCGGTCAAGCGTCGCGGCAATCGCCGGTACTACCAGCGCCACGATGTGCTGATGATCCGTCAGATCCGCTCCTTGCTGTACGACGAAGGCTTCACCATCACCGGTGCGCGCGCGCGTCTGGAAGGTCCGCAGGCCCGCATGGAAGCCAGCATGTCGCACCAGATCGTGCGTCAGGTGCGCATGGAGCTGGAAGAAGTGCTCGCTCTGCTGCGGCGCTGA